The Pelomicrobium methylotrophicum genome contains the following window.
AGCACGAAACGCCCAAAAACCAGGCGCCTCGGTCGCAGGGTGCGTTGAGCGCAGCCGAAACGCACCGCCAGCGTGCGGGTGCCTGCGGAGCTGTGCTAACCGGGAAAGAAGGCTTTGAGGATGAGGGCGAGCACGCCGCCCAGGAGGAGGCCGAGCATCCACTTGATCAAGGTCATCTCGCCCTTGAGCGCCTCGAAGCGCGCTTCCAGCTTCATCTCGAGCGCTCGAAGATCCTGCTTCGTGGCGAGCTCCGCCTCCCCATAGGCTTCGCGGAAGGCATCGACGATCGCCTC
Protein-coding sequences here:
- a CDS encoding coiled-coil domain-containing protein, yielding MASISFDTHKFIRRLQQAGVSEAQAEAIVDAFREAYGEAELATKQDLRALEMKLEARFEALKGEMTLIKWMLGLLLGGVLALILKAFFPG